One Hippoglossus stenolepis isolate QCI-W04-F060 chromosome 9, HSTE1.2, whole genome shotgun sequence genomic region harbors:
- the ccl27a gene encoding C-C motif chemokine 27a: MDLKVAFVVVCLFALAITSTEAVIPKCCMKTAERVNKHWLMKVEKWYVQQSSGACDISALILFVKGRLKPICAPLKVKTLLKSLQKRRKRHNVKAAF; this comes from the exons ATGGATCTGAAAGTTGcctttgtggttgtttgcctGTTTGCTTTGGCCATAACCTCTACTGAAG CTGTCATCCCAAAATGCTGCATGAAAACAGCAGAGCGTGTGAACAAACATTGGCTGATGAAGGTGGAAAAGTGGTACGTTCAGCAGAGCAGCGGCGCCTGTGACATCTCTGCACTGAT ACTTTTCGTGAAGGGCCGGCTGAAGCCCATATGTGCTCCTCTCAAGGTGAAGACTCTCCTGAAGAGTTTgcagaagagaaggaagagacacaatgtgaaagcagctttctgA
- the LOC118115191 gene encoding vasopressin-neurophysin 2-copeptin, translated as MPHSMFALCVLGFLALSSACYIQNCPRGGKRALPDTGIRQCMSCGPGDRGRCFGPSICCGEGLGCLLGSPETAHCVEENYLLTPCLAGGRPCGSEGGRCAGSGLCCNSESCAVDSDCLVEIEASDPGHGSAGISPAELLLRLLHVTSRGQTEY; from the exons ATGCCTCACTCCATGTTCGCGCTGTGCGTCCTGGGATTCCTCGCCCTCTCCTCCGCCTGCTACATCCAGAACTGCCCCCGGGGAGGGAAGCGAGCGCTGCCGGACACTGGCATCAGACAG TGCATGTCCTGTGGCCCCGGAGACAGGGGCCGCTGCTTCGGCCCCAGTATCTGCTGCGGGGAGGGTCTGGGCTGCCTGCTGGGCTCCCCAGAGACAGCTCACTGTGTGGAGGAGAACTACCTGCTCACCCCCTGCCTGGCAGGAGGGAGACCCTGTGGATCTGAGGGAGGACGCTGTGCGGGATCAGGACTTTGCTGTAACTCAG agagCTGTGCGGTTGACTCCGACTGCCTGGTGGAGATCGAGGCCTCAGATCCAGGCCATGGCTCCGCAGGGATCtcacctgcagagctgctgctccgcCTGCTGCATGTGACCTCCAGAGGACAGACCGAGTACTGA